The proteins below are encoded in one region of Hordeum vulgare subsp. vulgare chromosome 3H, MorexV3_pseudomolecules_assembly, whole genome shotgun sequence:
- the LOC123443185 gene encoding uncharacterized protein LOC123443185 isoform X2, with protein sequence MSPQGTNEVQSNQPNTMGSDAPAGDSGSLVVANSDNRKVSREDIELVQNLIERCLQLYMTKGEVVRTLSTRARIEPGFTTLVWQKLEEENSEFFRAYYIRLKLKRQIVLFNHLLQHQYNLMKYPAPPNVPLAPMQNGMHPMPVNNLPMGYPVLQQPLMPAPGQPHIDPMVCGLSSGHVVNGIPAPGGYHPMRMNSGNDMVVDNGAPEAAHAGAMSSDMAVSPSSAASTNHAPFTPSEIPGMDMDTSALDSPFGSDMGNTGPLQLGADGSSRDSIRSLGQLWNFSLSDLTADLTSLGDLEALENYAGTPFLPSDSDLLLDSPDHDDIGNHDDIVEYFADAINGSQSDEEKP encoded by the exons ATGTCACCCCAAGGTACTAATGAAGTGCAAAGTAACCAACCAAACACAATGGGCAGTGATGCTCCTGCAGGAGATTCTGGTTCTTTGGTAGTCGCTAACAGTGATAACAGAAAAGTCTCCCGCGAAGACATTGAACTT GTCCAAAATTTGATAGAGCGCTGTCTGCAGCTGTACATGACCAAAGGAGAGGTTGTTAGGACACTTTCTACTCGTGCGAGAATAGAACCTGGCTTTACAACTTTAG TATGGCAGAAACTCGAAGAAGAGAACTCTGAATTCTTTCGGGCTTACTATATAAGATTGAAATTGAAAAGACAGATTGTGTTGTTCAACCATTTATTGCAGCACCAGTATAATTTGATGAAATATCCAGCACCTCCGAATGTTCCGCTGGCTCCCATGCAAAATGGAATGCATCCTATGCCAG TTAACAATCTACCGATGGGGTATCCAGTACTTCAGCAACCTCTGATGCCTGCTCCCGGCCAGCCTCACATTGATCCGATGGTTTGTGGTCTATCCAGTGGTCATGTAGTGAATGGAATCCCTGCACCAGGTGGTTATCATCCAATGcgcatgaactctggaaatga CATGGTTGTGGACAACGGTGCACCTGAAGCTGCACATGCTGGTGCTATGTCATCTGATATGGCTGTGAGTCCCTCATCAGCAGCATCAACCAACCATGCTCCTTTCACTCCATCTGAGATACCAGGGATGGACATGGATACATCAGCCCTGGATTCACCATTTGGATCTGACATGGGGAACACAGGACCTCTGCAATTAGGGGCAGATGGGTCGTCAAGGGATTCCATCCGATCCTTAGGGCAGCTCTGGAATTTCAGCCTCTCTGATCTTACAGCAGATTTGACAAGTTTAGGAG ACTTGGAGGCTCTTGAGAATTACGCGGGTACCCCTTTCCTGCCTTCGGACTCGGATCTCTTACTTGATTCCCCAGACCATGATGACATAGGCAACCATGATGACATAG TTGAGTACTTTGCCGACGCCATCAACGGGTCTCAGTCGGATGAAGAGAAGCCATAG
- the LOC123443185 gene encoding uncharacterized protein LOC123443185 isoform X1, translated as MKDSQDIQSTTELQMSPQGTNEVQSNQPNTMGSDAPAGDSGSLVVANSDNRKVSREDIELVQNLIERCLQLYMTKGEVVRTLSTRARIEPGFTTLVWQKLEEENSEFFRAYYIRLKLKRQIVLFNHLLQHQYNLMKYPAPPNVPLAPMQNGMHPMPVNNLPMGYPVLQQPLMPAPGQPHIDPMVCGLSSGHVVNGIPAPGGYHPMRMNSGNDMVVDNGAPEAAHAGAMSSDMAVSPSSAASTNHAPFTPSEIPGMDMDTSALDSPFGSDMGNTGPLQLGADGSSRDSIRSLGQLWNFSLSDLTADLTSLGDLEALENYAGTPFLPSDSDLLLDSPDHDDIGNHDDIVEYFADAINGSQSDEEKP; from the exons ATGAAGGATTCTCAG GATATTCAGAGCACGACAGAGTTGCAGATGTCACCCCAAGGTACTAATGAAGTGCAAAGTAACCAACCAAACACAATGGGCAGTGATGCTCCTGCAGGAGATTCTGGTTCTTTGGTAGTCGCTAACAGTGATAACAGAAAAGTCTCCCGCGAAGACATTGAACTT GTCCAAAATTTGATAGAGCGCTGTCTGCAGCTGTACATGACCAAAGGAGAGGTTGTTAGGACACTTTCTACTCGTGCGAGAATAGAACCTGGCTTTACAACTTTAG TATGGCAGAAACTCGAAGAAGAGAACTCTGAATTCTTTCGGGCTTACTATATAAGATTGAAATTGAAAAGACAGATTGTGTTGTTCAACCATTTATTGCAGCACCAGTATAATTTGATGAAATATCCAGCACCTCCGAATGTTCCGCTGGCTCCCATGCAAAATGGAATGCATCCTATGCCAG TTAACAATCTACCGATGGGGTATCCAGTACTTCAGCAACCTCTGATGCCTGCTCCCGGCCAGCCTCACATTGATCCGATGGTTTGTGGTCTATCCAGTGGTCATGTAGTGAATGGAATCCCTGCACCAGGTGGTTATCATCCAATGcgcatgaactctggaaatga CATGGTTGTGGACAACGGTGCACCTGAAGCTGCACATGCTGGTGCTATGTCATCTGATATGGCTGTGAGTCCCTCATCAGCAGCATCAACCAACCATGCTCCTTTCACTCCATCTGAGATACCAGGGATGGACATGGATACATCAGCCCTGGATTCACCATTTGGATCTGACATGGGGAACACAGGACCTCTGCAATTAGGGGCAGATGGGTCGTCAAGGGATTCCATCCGATCCTTAGGGCAGCTCTGGAATTTCAGCCTCTCTGATCTTACAGCAGATTTGACAAGTTTAGGAG ACTTGGAGGCTCTTGAGAATTACGCGGGTACCCCTTTCCTGCCTTCGGACTCGGATCTCTTACTTGATTCCCCAGACCATGATGACATAGGCAACCATGATGACATAG TTGAGTACTTTGCCGACGCCATCAACGGGTCTCAGTCGGATGAAGAGAAGCCATAG